CTTTGCTTCCCCATCATCAAGCCCGAAGCGCTGGCTAACAATATACTGTTGTCTCTCCTTGAGAATTCCGAGCATTGCTCGAATCGACTCCTTTGTTGAAGCGATCTCTGCTCTCTCAGCAGGGTTGTCATTCCCCTTGATGAGATCTACCAGTCGGTCCTTCTCGCGCTTTTTCTCGCCCACCTCCATGTCAAGGGACGCCGGGACTTGCACATGCTGTAGCATTTTCCTGAGTTGTTCAACCGAAAGCTCCATCGCCTCCGCTAGCTCAGCGCTGGTAGGCGTCCGGCTCAGTTTATTAGATAGCTTTCGCTGTGTCTTCTGGAGTCGATTGTACTGCTCATAGATTTGACTAGGGAGTCGGATCGTTCTTGATTGCAGCATGACTGCACGGGTCATAGACTGCCGAATCCACCAGTAGGCATAGGTGCTGAACTTGCAGCCTTGGGCCAGATCGTACTTTTCAGCAGCCGTGTTTAATCCAAAACTGCCCTCCTGAATCAAATCGAGTAGAGGCACCCCACGGTTCTGGTACTTCTTGGCGATCGCCACCACAAGCCTGAGATTGGCCTGAATCATCTGCTGCTTGGCCTCAGCATCTCCTGCCTGAATTCGTTGAGCTAGTTCTACTTCCTGTTCAGCGGAGAGTAGCGGAATGCGACCAATTTCTTTGAGATAGAGTCCTAAGCTGTCACTTTCCATCAGATTTCCCTTCCACACCCATGCTCATTGATGTAGCGCGTAAGCTTATGCGAGGCAAGGACTGTAGACAAAACTTATAGTCAGTCACCCTGGCACAAAGCTAATCTGGCTTTAAGTAAGCCTCGCATAGCGTGTTCACCATTTGATAAACCTCAGGCTCGAAGAGCGTTGGATCCTGCCCCTGAAAGATATCGACACACTCTCGTAGGGGGCTGGCATACTCTAGCTTTTGCGCTGGAGACAAGAAGGGTTTGAACAAGGCATAGAGGGTGACCGCCTCGATCAGCCAGCCTGCAATCCACTCAAAGAGAGCATAGGTATCTTGTTCCTCACTGACATGATGGAACTCGTCGTAAAAACCATTGAGTACAGCTCCTGTGAGCTTTTGCCTATC
Above is a window of Acaryochloris thomasi RCC1774 DNA encoding:
- a CDS encoding sigma-70 family RNA polymerase sigma factor — protein: MESDSLGLYLKEIGRIPLLSAEQEVELAQRIQAGDAEAKQQMIQANLRLVVAIAKKYQNRGVPLLDLIQEGSFGLNTAAEKYDLAQGCKFSTYAYWWIRQSMTRAVMLQSRTIRLPSQIYEQYNRLQKTQRKLSNKLSRTPTSAELAEAMELSVEQLRKMLQHVQVPASLDMEVGEKKREKDRLVDLIKGNDNPAERAEIASTKESIRAMLGILKERQQYIVSQRFGLDDGEAKSFQAISERLGITRERTRQIYHQAMQRLTQMYNAA